Below is a window of Pirellulales bacterium DNA.
AAATGGGTTGGGTTCGTGAACTCGCTTAATGGGCCGGGGCGGCATGTCCGACGATCGCGTCGGCCGGGGCGCCGTTGCCCGAGATCTTGTGCCCCGCCACGTCGTGGTCGTGCGGCAACACTTGTTTCACTTCGGCAATCGCGATCACCGGCAAGAAGCGGCAGAACAGCAGGAACATGAACACGAACAAGCCGCAGGTGCCGGCGAACGTGCAAATATCGACGTAGGTCGGGCGGTAGTAGTACCAGGCCGCGGGCAGGAAGTCGCGGCTGAGCGACGAGACGATGATCACGAACCGCTCGAACCACATGCCGATCGTCACCAGGATCGAAACCACGTACATCACGGGAATCGACCGCCGCGCCCACGCGAACCAGAAAATCTGGGGCGAGACGACGTTGCAGAAGATCATGGCCCAGTACGCCCAGGCATACGGGCCCAGGGCCCGGTTGAAGAACGTGAACAATTCATACGTGTTGCCGCTGTACCAGGCGATGAAGAACTCGGTCGCATACGCGTACCCGACCATCATGCCGGTCGCCATGATGATCTTGTTCATGTTCTCCAGATGCCGCAGTGTGATCAGGTGCTTGAGGTGGAAGATCGACCGTACCGGCACGAGCAGCAGCACCACCATCGCGAAGCCGCCGAAGATGGCCCCCGCGACGAAGTACGGCGGGAAGATCGTCGTGTGCCAGCCGGGCAATTGGCTCGTGGCGAAGTCGAAGCTCACCACCGAGTGCACGCTCAACACCAGCGGCGTGCTCAGGGCCGCCAGCAGCAGGTAGGCGCGTTCATAGCGGTGCCACTGCCGGGCCGAACCGCGCCAGCCCAGGGCGAAAAAGCCGAACACGCGACGCGCGATCGGACTGGTCGATCGATCGCGGAGCGTCGCCAGGTCGGGCACGAGCCCCGTGTACCAGAACAACAGCGAAACGGTCAGATAGGTCGAGATCGCGAAGATGTCCCACATCAGCGGGCTGCGAAACTGCGGCCACATCTGCATCTGGTTGGGGATCGGAAACATCCAGTAGACGACCCACACGCGGCCGACGTGAATGCCGGGATACAGCCCGGCGCACATCACGGCGAACAGGGTCATGGCCTCGGCGGCGCGGTTGATACTGGTGCGCCAGCCCTGCCGGAACAGGAACAAGATCGCCGAGATCAGCGTGCCGGCGTGGCCGATCCCGATCCAGAACACGAAGTTCGTGATGTCCCAGGCCCAACCGACAGGGTTGGTGTTACCCCACACGCCGACGCCGGTCACGATCAAGTAGGTGACCATGGCGCCGAGGTTCAGCACCAGCAGGCCTGAAATCGTCAGCAGCACGTACCAGATGGCCGGTGGGCGCGGACGCTCGACGATCTCGCACACCGTTTCGGTGATGCTGCCGAGGTTCTGATCGCCCAGCACCAGCGGTGAGCGCCGTTGCGGGTCGTCGGCCGTGTTATCAAACGTGCGCAGGGCTATGCTGCTCATGAGACTTATCCGCGGCGGGCGCGAGCTTCGGGTTGGGGTTGGTAATCCGGGCCAGGTAGCGGTTGCGCGGCTTGGTGCTCAACTCTTCGAGCAACTGGTAGCTGCGCTGGTCGGC
It encodes the following:
- the nrfD gene encoding polysulfide reductase NrfD, whose amino-acid sequence is MSSIALRTFDNTADDPQRRSPLVLGDQNLGSITETVCEIVERPRPPAIWYVLLTISGLLVLNLGAMVTYLIVTGVGVWGNTNPVGWAWDITNFVFWIGIGHAGTLISAILFLFRQGWRTSINRAAEAMTLFAVMCAGLYPGIHVGRVWVVYWMFPIPNQMQMWPQFRSPLMWDIFAISTYLTVSLLFWYTGLVPDLATLRDRSTSPIARRVFGFFALGWRGSARQWHRYERAYLLLAALSTPLVLSVHSVVSFDFATSQLPGWHTTIFPPYFVAGAIFGGFAMVVLLLVPVRSIFHLKHLITLRHLENMNKIIMATGMMVGYAYATEFFIAWYSGNTYELFTFFNRALGPYAWAYWAMIFCNVVSPQIFWFAWARRSIPVMYVVSILVTIGMWFERFVIIVSSLSRDFLPAAWYYYRPTYVDICTFAGTCGLFVFMFLLFCRFLPVIAIAEVKQVLPHDHDVAGHKISGNGAPADAIVGHAAPAH